A genomic window from Candidatus Woesearchaeota archaeon includes:
- a CDS encoding 30S ribosomal protein S27ae encodes MAEKAPAKSAPKPAAKGKNAGYKVYKHYTVKGGGFDRTNRFCPKCGPGVMMAKHKDRQTCGNCHYTEMSKQ; translated from the coding sequence GCAGAAAAAGCACCCGCAAAATCAGCACCAAAACCCGCAGCAAAAGGCAAAAACGCCGGCTACAAAGTCTACAAACATTACACCGTCAAAGGCGGCGGCTTCGACCGGACAAATCGCTTCTGCCCCAAGTGCGGCCCCGGCGTGATGATGGCAAAGCACAAAGACCGGCAGACGTGCGGCAACTGCCATTATACAGAAATGAGCAAGCAATAA